The genomic segment TTCAGCCAGCGGTAATCTCCCCGCGCGAGCTGCCAGAAGTGCACGTGACTGTCAAGATAGCGCATGATCGCTCCCCTCCTCCCGGCGAGCTTTCGGACCGGAGCGCCCGCCGTCGCTCCACGCCCGGTACCATCGGAGCCAGGAATCGTACGCCTGCTGCTCGAACGACTCTGCCAGCAGGTCCAGATTTTCCTCAAGCTGGTCGAGCGAAGCCGGTCCGAACAAATTCAGCGCGATATCGGGGCTGCCGAGCGGAAATTGCAGGGCGAAGCCGACCGGATCGACGCCGCTGCGCGCGCACCAGCTCCGGTAGGCGACCGCGGCGGGCAAGCGCCGCCGCCGATGATCGTCCTCCGTCAGCGCCAGGCTGCGCGGGTCATCGCGCGAGATCAGCCGACCGGCGAGCGGGCTGCCGTTGACGACGCAGACGCCGGACGCCGCGGCCTCCCGAATGAGCGTTTCCGCGCTCTGCTCCAACGGCGTGTAGTCGCCGTAGGTCAGAATGCTGTCGAACGCCCCGCTTGCCGCCGCTTCCCCCAGCACCTCGTGGCTGGCGGTGCCGATCCCGATATAGCGGATCAAGCCTTCCCGCCGGGCCGCCTGAAGCATTTGCAGGATGCCGTCCTCGCCGAATGCCTGATGGAGCGACGTCGTCTCGTGCAATTGATATAGATCGATATAGCCGGTGCGCAGCCGCCCGAGACTTGCCTCCAGGCTCGCGCGGACAAGCGCCGCCGCCTCCGGGCCGCTTAACCGGACCGGCACGACGATCGCCTTGGTCGCGATGAACACGGTCCGCCTGTCCGTCCCGGCGACGAATTGCCCGAGCACCTCCTCGCTCTCGCCTTTGCCGTAGTTATAGGACGTATCGAAGTACCGAATCCCGCTCCCGTAGGCGGCGCGATGAACGGCCGCGTCCCTCGCGTACGCGCAGCCGATGCCGTAAGGGATCGGCCCACGGCGGCCGTGCCGCAAATAAAAGCGCCGTATGTCCTCGATCAAGGCTGTCACTTCCGCTCAAGTCCTCCTTCAAGCGCTATTCCGCATGTGCTCTTCATCAAGTTTTCCGCAAGGCTTTTGCCTCACGCCATCTCCTTCATGCCTTCTCCTCATGCCCTCTCCTCATGCCGTAGCCTCATGCCGTAGCCTCATGCCGTAGCCTCATGCCGTCTCCTCAAGCCATCTCCCAAGGCTGCCGGTAGCTCGGCTTGTAAGCATGCCGCTCCACCTCGAGCACCAGCGGCAGCCGCGAAGCCGGCGCCAGCTCGACCTCGAACGCCGGCGCGCCGATCTCCGTCGTCCGCGTCGTCCGCTCGGCGGCAGGCCATGGCGCCCCGGCTTCTACGTACGTCGCAAGCTTCAGCTCGCCGGACAGCTGCCCGGCATGGACGCGAACGATGCGGTGCTCGCCGTAGCCGCTCGCCTGCACGATCAGCCGCCGCGCGCGGGACGGATGCAGATTGACCAGCTCCAGCTCCACCTCGTCTTCCGTCAGCCGGCTGACCAGCGCCGCGACGTCGTCCGGCACGCCGGGACGCCGCAGCTCCGCATCGTAATACCGCACGCGCGGGAACCACAGCCCGCCGTTGTAGATCATGCGCGGCGCGCCGCACATGAGCTGCGACAGCGCCTCCGTCACGACCGGATTGCGATACTGGAAGTACGTCTCGCGGTACGACGACGGATCTTCCCGATCGTGATGGATAAAGGCCAGCCGGTAATACAGCAGCGTCAGGCTGTGCCGGAGCATATGCAGCGGATAATCCGGGTATTCCCCGTGCAAGTAAGCGGCCCACGGCTCATCGTTGCCGCCGAAGTCCTTCTTGACGCGGAAGCCGGACCGGACGCGCCGCGCATCGTCTTCATGCGCGTGCCGCAGC from the Cohnella hashimotonis genome contains:
- a CDS encoding aldo/keto reductase, with amino-acid sequence MTALIEDIRRFYLRHGRRGPIPYGIGCAYARDAAVHRAAYGSGIRYFDTSYNYGKGESEEVLGQFVAGTDRRTVFIATKAIVVPVRLSGPEAAALVRASLEASLGRLRTGYIDLYQLHETTSLHQAFGEDGILQMLQAARREGLIRYIGIGTASHEVLGEAAASGAFDSILTYGDYTPLEQSAETLIREAAASGVCVVNGSPLAGRLISRDDPRSLALTEDDHRRRRLPAAVAYRSWCARSGVDPVGFALQFPLGSPDIALNLFGPASLDQLEENLDLLAESFEQQAYDSWLRWYRAWSDGGRSGPKARREEGSDHALS